In Archangium violaceum, the following are encoded in one genomic region:
- a CDS encoding DNA cytosine methyltransferase: MDSIELFTGAGGLALGTHVAGFHHLGLYEWDEDACETLRENARAEALPGIREWRVHQADVRINSYAIFGQGMLDLVAGGAPCQPFSLGGKHQAQDDSRNMIPEFVRAVRELQPRAFILENVKGLTRQSFRNYFEYIRLQLTYPTVTKKRDEEWTAHLHRLEEVKTKGRHKGLRYNVVTELLNAADYGVPQVRERVFFVGFRDDTGLKWHFPEPTHSLDALVWEQYITGDYWKRHGVRSPPSKPARLGLKLSDLEERDEPFPTKPWKTVRDAIVDLPEPRVGRECGKFSNHKLNPGAKAYPGHTGSPLDMPAKTLKAGVHGVPGGENMLALPDGRLRYFTVREAARLQTFPDSWHFEGAWSEAMRQLGNAVPVDLAAVVANSVAEKLRSSGGH; this comes from the coding sequence ATGGACTCCATCGAGCTGTTCACCGGTGCTGGTGGGCTGGCCCTCGGTACGCATGTCGCTGGTTTCCATCATCTCGGCCTGTACGAGTGGGATGAGGACGCCTGCGAGACGCTTCGCGAGAACGCCCGCGCGGAGGCTCTTCCGGGCATTCGCGAGTGGCGCGTTCACCAAGCCGACGTGCGGATAAATTCCTACGCGATCTTCGGCCAAGGGATGCTGGACTTGGTGGCTGGCGGGGCTCCGTGCCAACCGTTCAGCCTCGGCGGCAAGCACCAGGCCCAGGATGACTCCCGCAACATGATTCCGGAGTTCGTGCGGGCGGTGCGCGAGCTGCAACCGCGCGCCTTCATCCTGGAGAACGTGAAGGGGCTGACCCGGCAGAGCTTCCGCAACTACTTCGAGTACATCCGCCTCCAACTCACCTATCCCACCGTCACCAAGAAGCGCGACGAGGAGTGGACCGCACATCTCCACCGATTGGAGGAGGTGAAGACGAAGGGGCGTCACAAGGGACTGCGGTACAACGTCGTCACCGAGCTGTTGAACGCCGCCGATTATGGTGTGCCCCAGGTGCGTGAGCGCGTGTTCTTCGTCGGCTTCCGGGATGATACGGGCCTGAAATGGCACTTCCCGGAGCCCACCCATAGCCTCGACGCCCTCGTTTGGGAGCAGTACATCACGGGTGATTACTGGAAGCGCCATGGTGTTCGCTCTCCTCCCAGCAAGCCCGCGCGATTGGGTCTGAAGCTGAGTGATCTGGAAGAGCGGGACGAGCCCTTCCCGACGAAGCCGTGGAAGACCGTGCGTGATGCCATCGTGGATCTGCCCGAGCCGCGTGTGGGTCGCGAGTGCGGCAAGTTCTCGAACCACAAGCTCAACCCTGGTGCGAAGGCGTACCCAGGGCACACCGGTAGTCCCTTGGACATGCCCGCCAAGACGCTGAAGGCCGGTGTGCATGGCGTTCCGGGAGGAGAGAACATGCTGGCCCTACCCGATGGCCGACTGCGCTATTTCACCGTGCGCGAGGCTGCCCGGCTCCAGACGTTCCCTGACTCCTGGCATTTCGAAGGGGCTTGGTCCGAGGCAATGCGCCAGCTCGGGAACGCTGTGCCGGTAGATCTCGCGGCGGTTGTTGCCAATAGCGTGGCCGAGAAGCTGAGGAGTTCTGGTGGCCACTGA
- a CDS encoding very short patch repair endonuclease gives MDTLTPAARSERMARVRNKDTTPELRVRRLVSSMGYRYRLHYKKVPGHPDLAFPGRSKAVFVHGCFWHRHPDPACPLARLPKSRLDFWLPKLEGNRARDLRKERELKELGWDVHVVWECQLRDEESLREDLRLFLDGPAT, from the coding sequence ATGGATACCCTGACTCCCGCGGCGCGCAGCGAACGGATGGCCCGGGTTCGCAACAAGGACACCACGCCGGAACTGCGCGTTCGACGCCTCGTGTCCTCGATGGGGTACCGCTACCGCCTCCACTACAAGAAGGTTCCTGGGCATCCAGATCTCGCCTTCCCGGGTCGCAGCAAGGCCGTCTTCGTGCACGGCTGCTTCTGGCACCGCCATCCCGACCCGGCCTGCCCGCTCGCGCGCTTACCGAAATCGCGGCTCGATTTCTGGCTGCCGAAGCTCGAGGGCAACAGGGCAAGGGACCTACGCAAGGAGCGGGAACTGAAGGAGCTGGGGTGGGACGTGCACGTGGTCTGGGAGTGCCAACTACGAGACGAGGAGTCCCTGCGCGAGGACCTTCGCCTCTTCCTGGATGGCCCCGCGACTTGA
- a CDS encoding ribonuclease E inhibitor RraB, whose translation MTTQRKRARPGDILEVKTPRGLAYVHYTYVSKDPYWEVLRILPGFFTTRPADFTALVNNPGAYFAFYPARAAVSQGLVDVVAHQPVQPGQEFPASYRRAGARSRNGRILAWLIHEGTKETLVRELTKEQRHLPIASFWMHDVLVTSLTEEWRPEQDIGIPPEPEGTVASSAEPKSEESPSEDSKPRHVRHYLYFTTAKVGKAVAAQLTTRGFEVTSRKSADGKNWLVLVEHFVSDGEQFDSARESLEHLAQEHSGQYDGYELEVASNPK comes from the coding sequence ATGACCACCCAGCGCAAGCGGGCTCGACCCGGAGACATCCTCGAGGTCAAAACACCTCGGGGGTTGGCGTATGTCCATTACACATACGTCTCCAAGGATCCGTATTGGGAGGTCCTCCGGATCCTTCCTGGATTCTTCACCACGCGTCCGGCGGACTTCACGGCCCTGGTCAACAATCCGGGTGCATACTTCGCCTTCTACCCAGCTCGTGCCGCTGTCTCACAAGGGTTGGTCGATGTCGTTGCCCATCAACCGGTGCAACCGGGGCAGGAGTTTCCCGCCAGCTACAGGCGAGCTGGAGCAAGGAGCCGGAATGGCAGGATCCTCGCATGGCTGATCCACGAAGGCACGAAAGAAACCCTGGTCCGGGAACTCACCAAGGAGCAGCGCCATCTGCCCATCGCCTCCTTCTGGATGCACGACGTACTGGTAACATCCCTCACGGAGGAATGGCGGCCCGAGCAGGACATCGGCATTCCCCCGGAACCGGAGGGCACGGTTGCCTCGTCGGCTGAGCCAAAGTCAGAGGAGAGCCCTTCGGAAGACTCCAAGCCCCGGCATGTCAGGCACTACCTGTACTTCACCACCGCGAAGGTGGGCAAAGCGGTGGCCGCCCAGCTCACCACTCGCGGCTTCGAAGTAACGAGCCGCAAGAGCGCCGATGGGAAGAACTGGCTGGTGCTGGTCGAGCACTTCGTGAGCGATGGAGAGCAGTTCGACTCGGCGCGGGAATCCCTGGAGCACCTGGCACAGGAGCACTCCGGGCAATACGACGGGTATGAGCTGGAAGTCGCCTCCAACCCGAAGTGA
- a CDS encoding DEAD/DEAH box helicase gives MSDTFQQLGLSPESLDALRRARFSRPTPIQAQAIPPALEGRDIIGCAATGTGKTAAYVLPLVERFAGRKGTLGLVLAPTRELVQQISEPVEFFGGSRGVSHVVVIGGEDMGAQAEALKRKPTLVLATPGRLVDLLESRAAAFPHLEALVLDEADRMLDMGFQPQLERILAALPRKRQTLLFSATLGPDVSRFAREELYRPVRVEVTRSGTPAERAEQRLYVVKPEEKSALLLTLLARDEETALVFTRTKERADKVHQTLQRAGYRCTVLHADRTQNQRNQAMKGFRDGTYRCLVATDIAARGLDVEDVGHVINYDLPHAPEDYVHRIGRTARASASGVASTFATAKDRLMVERIEKIMRAGIPRATVPREDPVFQAEWERHQAAQRDPGPPQKDHGMSKKEPGQAPGRHARTHGKGSRSGQTEK, from the coding sequence GTGAGCGATACCTTCCAGCAGCTCGGCCTGTCCCCCGAGTCCCTCGACGCCCTGCGCCGCGCGCGCTTCTCGCGGCCCACCCCCATCCAGGCGCAGGCCATTCCCCCGGCGCTCGAGGGCCGGGACATCATCGGCTGCGCGGCCACCGGTACCGGTAAGACGGCCGCGTACGTGCTGCCCCTGGTGGAGCGCTTCGCGGGCCGCAAGGGGACACTGGGCCTGGTGCTGGCGCCCACCCGCGAGCTGGTGCAGCAGATCTCCGAGCCGGTGGAGTTCTTCGGCGGGTCGCGCGGTGTCTCGCACGTGGTGGTCATCGGTGGCGAGGACATGGGGGCGCAGGCGGAGGCGCTGAAGCGCAAGCCCACGCTCGTGCTGGCCACGCCGGGGCGGCTGGTGGATCTGCTGGAGTCGCGCGCCGCGGCGTTTCCGCACCTGGAGGCCCTGGTGCTGGACGAGGCGGACCGGATGCTGGACATGGGCTTCCAGCCGCAGCTCGAGCGCATCCTCGCGGCGCTGCCCCGGAAGAGGCAGACGCTGCTGTTCTCCGCGACGCTGGGGCCGGACGTGAGCCGCTTCGCCCGCGAGGAGCTGTACCGGCCGGTGCGCGTGGAGGTGACGCGCAGTGGCACGCCCGCCGAGCGCGCCGAGCAGCGGCTGTACGTGGTGAAGCCGGAGGAGAAGTCGGCGCTGCTGCTCACGCTGCTGGCGCGGGACGAGGAGACGGCGCTCGTGTTCACGCGGACGAAGGAGCGGGCGGACAAGGTGCACCAGACGCTGCAGCGGGCGGGGTACCGGTGCACGGTGTTGCACGCGGACCGGACGCAGAACCAGCGCAACCAGGCGATGAAGGGCTTCCGGGACGGGACGTACCGGTGCCTGGTGGCCACGGACATCGCGGCGCGGGGGCTGGACGTGGAGGACGTGGGACACGTCATCAACTACGACCTGCCGCACGCGCCGGAGGACTACGTGCACCGGATTGGCCGTACGGCGCGCGCCTCCGCGAGCGGCGTGGCCTCGACGTTCGCCACGGCGAAGGACCGGCTGATGGTCGAGCGCATCGAGAAGATCATGCGGGCGGGGATTCCCCGCGCGACCGTGCCGCGCGAGGACCCCGTGTTCCAGGCGGAGTGGGAGCGGCACCAGGCCGCGCAGAGAGACCCGGGCCCGCCGCAGAAGGACCACGGTATGTCCAAGAAGGAGCCGGGACAGGCCCCGGGACGGCACGCGCGGACGCACGGAAAGGGTTCACGCTCGGGCCAGACGGAGAAGTGA
- a CDS encoding PD40 domain-containing protein, producing MSSLLSLPLMLLLHAAPAATAEPAVFAPGVVSTGNEEFGATFSPDGRTVVFTRADPTRFGFQVLMVSQWREGRWTAPEVLPFSGRYRDIDPSFTPDGRRLFFASVRPQSEGEKVHPDFDIWLVERTEKGWGAPRLAEGLNTPEDETNTSVTREGAVYVTRSPKGGARRIVRHAPRGNGWAEGEPLPESINSGKGDGNHFVDPDERYLVFSSQRPGGSSDFDLYVSEREEQGWRAPRNLGLAVNRTEGAFTPTVVATRGTLVYAQRRLFSTAPPERALTTKEFAERLAAPGNGQGDFYEVPLAVVGLAAPGK from the coding sequence ATGTCCTCGCTCCTGTCCCTTCCCTTGATGTTGCTGCTGCACGCGGCGCCCGCGGCTACCGCCGAGCCAGCGGTCTTCGCCCCGGGAGTGGTGTCCACGGGCAATGAGGAGTTCGGCGCCACGTTCTCGCCGGATGGGCGCACGGTGGTGTTCACCCGGGCGGACCCCACGCGCTTCGGCTTCCAGGTGCTGATGGTCTCGCAGTGGCGGGAGGGCCGCTGGACGGCTCCCGAGGTGCTGCCCTTCTCCGGGCGCTACCGGGACATCGACCCCTCGTTCACTCCGGATGGCAGGCGGCTCTTCTTCGCCTCCGTGCGCCCCCAGTCCGAGGGGGAGAAGGTGCACCCGGACTTCGACATCTGGCTCGTCGAGCGCACGGAGAAGGGCTGGGGAGCGCCGCGGCTGGCCGAGGGGCTCAACACCCCGGAGGACGAGACGAACACCTCGGTGACGCGGGAGGGGGCCGTCTACGTGACGCGCTCGCCGAAGGGAGGCGCGCGGCGCATCGTGCGGCACGCACCCCGGGGCAACGGGTGGGCCGAGGGCGAGCCGCTGCCGGAGTCCATCAACTCCGGCAAGGGAGATGGCAACCATTTCGTGGACCCGGACGAGCGCTACCTCGTCTTCTCCTCGCAGCGGCCCGGGGGCTCGAGCGACTTCGATCTGTACGTCAGTGAGCGCGAGGAGCAGGGGTGGCGCGCCCCGCGCAACCTCGGCCTCGCTGTCAATCGTACCGAGGGAGCCTTCACTCCCACGGTGGTGGCCACACGGGGGACACTCGTCTACGCGCAACGGCGGCTCTTCTCCACCGCGCCGCCCGAGCGCGCGTTGACCACGAAGGAGTTCGCCGAGCGGCTGGCCGCGCCGGGCAATGGCCAGGGTGACTTCTATGAAGTACCGCTCGCTGTCGTGGGGCTGGCCGCGCCGGGCAAGTAG
- a CDS encoding RNA polymerase sigma factor yields the protein MRLDHSERQQLRRWLERLAEGDRQAFTPAFACLQPLLEGFCARLLPCREDAEDAAQAALLKVFARATEYDATREALPWVLGIAAWECRTVRKARMRRREAPEEEQVEVVDGAEGPEARLLAEDLRRALAEVMGGLRPEDVETLEAAMGERERPAIPGATFRKRLERALGRLREAWRMRHGVE from the coding sequence ATGCGGTTGGACCACAGCGAACGTCAGCAACTGCGGCGATGGCTGGAGCGGCTCGCCGAGGGGGATCGACAGGCCTTCACGCCGGCCTTCGCTTGCCTCCAGCCGCTCCTGGAGGGCTTCTGCGCGCGGCTGCTGCCGTGCCGCGAGGACGCCGAGGACGCGGCGCAGGCGGCGCTGCTGAAGGTGTTCGCCCGGGCCACCGAGTACGACGCGACACGCGAGGCGCTGCCGTGGGTGCTGGGCATCGCGGCCTGGGAGTGCCGCACCGTGCGCAAGGCGCGGATGCGCCGGCGCGAGGCGCCCGAGGAGGAGCAGGTGGAGGTGGTGGATGGGGCGGAGGGGCCCGAGGCGCGGTTGCTCGCGGAGGATTTGCGGCGCGCGCTGGCGGAGGTGATGGGAGGGCTGAGGCCGGAGGATGTGGAGACCCTGGAGGCGGCCATGGGAGAGCGGGAGCGGCCCGCGATCCCCGGCGCCACGTTCCGCAAGCGGCTCGAGCGTGCGCTCGGGAGGCTGCGCGAGGCATGGAGGATGCGTCATGGTGTCGAGTGA
- a CDS encoding TetR/AcrR family transcriptional regulator, which produces MNQASVKKAPASRLRARLREATTDAIRAAAEEVFAEQGFGARMEDIAARAGVSVGTLYNHFEDRDALLVVLIQARREALLAQVDQVLAEVEGRSFREQLRALLDKVFGHFHEHSRFFAIVVQSEVFRGPGYPQRAGSLVELTKRVEQLIQRGVAAGELRGEGSELYATLLVGMVRSVLMRVAETKRGEDLRHGADTLIQVFLRGSEV; this is translated from the coding sequence ATGAATCAAGCTTCAGTCAAAAAAGCGCCGGCGTCCCGGCTGCGCGCCCGCCTCCGGGAGGCGACCACGGACGCCATCCGGGCGGCGGCGGAGGAAGTGTTCGCCGAGCAGGGGTTCGGGGCCCGGATGGAGGACATCGCCGCGCGGGCGGGGGTGTCGGTGGGCACGCTGTACAACCACTTCGAGGACCGTGACGCGCTGCTGGTGGTGCTCATCCAGGCCCGGCGCGAGGCACTGCTGGCCCAGGTGGACCAGGTGCTCGCCGAGGTGGAGGGCCGCTCCTTCCGGGAGCAACTGCGCGCGCTGCTCGACAAGGTGTTCGGGCACTTCCACGAGCACTCCCGGTTCTTCGCCATCGTGGTGCAGTCGGAGGTCTTCCGCGGCCCTGGCTACCCCCAGCGCGCTGGCTCCCTGGTGGAGCTGACGAAGCGGGTGGAGCAGCTCATCCAACGCGGAGTCGCCGCGGGTGAGCTGCGCGGTGAGGGCTCGGAACTCTACGCGACGCTGCTGGTGGGCATGGTGCGAAGCGTGCTCATGCGGGTGGCGGAGACGAAGCGGGGCGAGGACCTGCGTCACGGCGCGGACACACTGATTCAAGTCTTCCTAAGGGGAAGCGAGGTCTGA
- the tuf gene encoding elongation factor Tu — MGTQKTHVNVGTIGHVDHGKTTLTAALTQVMAALHGGKGLGYDQIDSAPEEKARGITINITHVEYESATRHYAHIDCPGHADYVKNMITGASQMDGAILLVDGSQGPQPQTREHILLAHQVGVAHMVVFINKVDVADPELVTLVELETQELLAAHGYTDVPMVKGSALKALEAVTAGRVEDEATRCIRELVDALDRHIPDPVRDYTSPFLMPIEDVFTISGRGTVVTGRIQRGVLTAGAQVELVGLGGPREVVVTSIESFHRQCPEARAGENVGLLLRGLKREEVARGQVLCAPGSILPHAAGEAELYVLSAHEGGRHTPFGTGYTPQFFFGSTDVTGTVEVVGEGLVQPGDRARVGFRLLRPIGVEPGMRFAIREGGKTIGAGVVTAVR; from the coding sequence ATGGGCACTCAGAAGACGCACGTCAACGTTGGCACCATCGGCCACGTGGACCACGGCAAGACGACCCTCACCGCCGCCCTCACCCAGGTGATGGCCGCGCTGCACGGCGGCAAGGGTCTGGGCTACGACCAGATCGACAGCGCGCCCGAGGAGAAGGCCCGCGGCATCACCATCAACATCACCCATGTCGAGTACGAGTCGGCCACGCGTCACTACGCCCATATCGACTGCCCTGGTCACGCGGACTACGTGAAGAACATGATCACCGGCGCCTCGCAGATGGATGGCGCCATCCTGCTGGTGGACGGCTCGCAGGGGCCGCAGCCGCAGACGCGTGAGCACATCCTCCTGGCCCACCAGGTGGGCGTGGCGCACATGGTCGTGTTCATCAACAAGGTGGACGTGGCGGACCCGGAGCTGGTCACCCTGGTGGAGCTGGAGACGCAGGAGCTGCTGGCGGCTCACGGCTACACGGACGTGCCGATGGTGAAGGGCTCGGCCTTGAAGGCGCTCGAGGCCGTCACCGCCGGGCGGGTGGAGGATGAGGCCACGCGCTGCATCCGCGAGCTGGTGGACGCGCTCGACAGGCACATTCCGGATCCGGTGCGGGACTACACCTCGCCGTTCCTGATGCCCATCGAGGACGTGTTCACCATCTCGGGGCGCGGCACGGTGGTGACGGGGCGCATCCAGCGCGGGGTGCTCACGGCGGGGGCGCAGGTGGAGCTGGTGGGGCTGGGAGGCCCGCGGGAGGTGGTGGTGACGAGCATCGAGTCCTTCCACCGTCAGTGCCCGGAGGCTCGGGCGGGTGAGAACGTGGGGTTGTTGCTCCGCGGGCTCAAGCGCGAGGAGGTGGCCCGTGGCCAGGTGCTCTGCGCGCCGGGCTCCATCCTCCCGCACGCCGCGGGTGAGGCCGAGCTGTACGTGCTGTCCGCCCACGAGGGGGGCCGCCACACGCCGTTCGGGACGGGTTACACGCCGCAGTTCTTCTTCGGGAGTACGGACGTGACGGGGACGGTGGAGGTGGTGGGCGAGGGGCTCGTCCAGCCGGGTGACAGGGCCCGGGTGGGCTTCCGCCTGCTGCGCCCCATCGGGGTCGAGCCGGGCATGCGCTTCGCCATCCGTGAGGGTGGGAAGACGATTGGCGCCGGCGTCGTCACGGCGGTGAGGTGA
- a CDS encoding slipin family protein, protein MFRLFPLAMVALVLGVVAYKLLVLKVVVPEGFVTLLYRQGRFARVLKPGAHRVPRAGRGTQQVDVRQRSLTVPGQDVLSLEQVGLKVSVAVRFAVADPEQALHRVQNFVEALYMAVQLALREEVARHPLEELVSGRLDLGQRMRERVASEARAFGLSVEAVEVKDVMLPADLRRAFAEALKAKKEAQARLEKARGESAALRNLANAARMVEQNPSLLELRVLQTLEGASGTAGHTFVLGLGPELTPLARRRRAGNGAPVPPAEGEEPEST, encoded by the coding sequence ATGTTCAGACTCTTCCCGCTGGCGATGGTGGCGCTCGTCCTGGGCGTGGTGGCCTACAAGCTGCTCGTGCTGAAAGTGGTCGTCCCCGAGGGCTTCGTCACCCTGCTCTATCGGCAGGGGCGCTTCGCGCGCGTGTTGAAGCCGGGAGCCCATCGGGTGCCGCGCGCCGGGCGCGGCACGCAGCAGGTGGACGTGCGCCAGCGCTCCCTCACCGTGCCGGGCCAGGACGTGCTCAGCCTGGAGCAGGTGGGGCTCAAGGTGAGCGTCGCGGTGCGCTTCGCCGTGGCGGACCCCGAGCAGGCCCTGCACCGCGTGCAGAACTTCGTGGAGGCGCTCTACATGGCCGTGCAGCTCGCGCTGCGCGAGGAGGTGGCCCGTCATCCGCTGGAGGAGCTGGTGTCGGGGCGGCTCGACCTGGGGCAGCGGATGCGCGAGCGGGTGGCCAGCGAGGCGCGCGCCTTCGGGCTCTCCGTGGAGGCGGTGGAGGTGAAGGACGTGATGCTGCCCGCGGACCTGCGGCGCGCCTTCGCCGAGGCCCTCAAGGCGAAGAAGGAGGCACAGGCGCGGCTGGAGAAGGCACGCGGCGAGTCGGCGGCACTGCGCAACCTGGCCAACGCCGCGAGGATGGTGGAGCAGAACCCGTCCCTGCTCGAGCTGCGCGTGCTGCAGACGCTCGAGGGCGCGAGCGGCACGGCCGGTCACACCTTCGTCCTGGGCCTGGGCCCGGAGCTGACGCCGCTCGCACGCAGGCGCCGAGCCGGGAATGGCGCGCCGGTGCCCCCCGCCGAGGGCGAGGAGCCCGAGTCCACCTGA
- a CDS encoding NAD(P)-dependent oxidoreductase, producing MKVGFIGLGNMGQPMASNLRAAGHELAVYNRSREKAEPLRQQGARVADSPADAARGAEVVFSMLADDGAVEGVVFGDTGLLVGLGRGALHVSSSTISVALSERLTEAHGKAGQRYVSAPVFGRPEAAQAKQLWVLAAGAKEDVERCRPLLEAVGRGLTVLGERPSAANVVKLSGNFLIASMTEALGEAFALTRKSGIEPQVFLSLFQSVFARSPIFERYAELIAREQYEPAGFKLRLGLKDVRLVLEAAGAAEVPMPLASLVRDHFLEGVARGMGDKDWAALGALAAERAGLDEPGSK from the coding sequence ATGAAGGTGGGCTTCATCGGACTGGGGAACATGGGCCAGCCCATGGCGAGCAACCTGCGCGCCGCGGGGCACGAGCTGGCCGTCTACAACCGCTCGCGCGAGAAGGCCGAGCCGTTGCGCCAGCAGGGCGCCCGGGTCGCGGACTCGCCGGCGGACGCGGCGCGCGGGGCGGAGGTCGTCTTCTCCATGCTCGCGGATGACGGCGCGGTGGAGGGGGTCGTCTTCGGAGACACGGGCTTGCTGGTCGGGCTGGGTCGGGGGGCGCTGCACGTCTCGTCGAGCACCATCTCGGTGGCGCTCTCGGAGCGGCTGACCGAGGCGCACGGGAAGGCCGGACAGCGGTACGTGTCGGCGCCGGTGTTCGGCAGGCCGGAGGCGGCACAGGCGAAGCAGCTCTGGGTGCTGGCCGCGGGCGCGAAGGAAGACGTGGAGCGGTGCCGGCCGCTGCTGGAGGCGGTGGGACGCGGGCTCACGGTGCTCGGCGAGCGCCCGTCCGCGGCGAACGTGGTGAAGCTGTCGGGCAACTTCCTGATCGCCTCGATGACGGAGGCACTCGGGGAGGCGTTCGCGCTGACGCGCAAGTCGGGCATCGAGCCGCAGGTGTTCCTGTCCCTGTTCCAGTCGGTGTTCGCGCGCTCGCCCATCTTCGAGCGCTACGCGGAGCTGATCGCCAGGGAGCAGTACGAGCCCGCGGGCTTCAAGCTGCGGCTGGGTCTCAAGGACGTGCGGCTGGTGCTGGAGGCCGCCGGTGCGGCGGAGGTGCCGATGCCGCTGGCGAGCCTCGTGCGGGACCACTTCCTCGAAGGCGTGGCCCGGGGCATGGGGGACAAGGACTGGGCGGCGCTCGGGGCGCTGGCGGCGGAGCGGGCCGGATTGGACGAGCCCGGCTCGAAGTAG
- a CDS encoding MXAN_5187 family protein, which yields MVRFKFFLFALLVLGLGLAHLPLLSGPLSVRATEGASAPTLAAISEVSRALEARRLVVQGLALKLAASPDVASAVQPQVVPLPRGKGIRIVEPPADERFAGLRSAAQGLVPEALKGSVVLALSTNDGSLYARADGEPASDDKLNVQELLKAGSEGVVVDAFDATHVFFSVPVLWNAEGGRSQVAATVVVGAPLGVEEKALESAALSSGVAALAVVKGDKVVGSAGAQKALVDEALKTLQVGQVGHVVQRGGVRGLIAQLPQVKLPLLTQADDFKGGEAPLAVGSRKALDGGYEVVAVSSVRPFMSALADYQQTAFFGLAGLLGFSLVWTLVMGSGQSASAGAAPVKKEEKKKKKGKKGQEEDSEPAPAPVAAPLPLQATPEPPVPGPDDFPFPAAPASARPMQAEAAPAGDAFPFPPPPAPGADPYAAQAPAPDAFPFPPAPGVDPYASQTVPGNDPFAARPGADAFPFPSADAPPAPGVASAAAPRGAFAFEDQPTAAYTLQQAADPFAAAAAQAGLPSSDFGGDDSPPERTRVAAIPQELLARAARPATTEIPVQRGPGHPGVAAPSLAPTPVMGTPMAGMAMPPPPPPPSGAIAWSEEQHFQDVFREFVATREQCSEPNDGLTYDKFVAKLRKNKEQLVQKYACKTVRFQVYVKEGKAALKATPVKD from the coding sequence ATGGTCCGCTTCAAGTTCTTCCTCTTCGCGCTCCTGGTCCTCGGACTGGGGTTGGCTCATCTCCCCCTGCTGTCGGGACCGCTGAGTGTCCGGGCCACGGAGGGCGCTTCGGCGCCAACCCTGGCGGCCATCTCCGAGGTGTCCCGAGCGCTGGAGGCGCGTCGGCTCGTGGTGCAGGGACTGGCGCTCAAGCTGGCGGCGAGTCCGGACGTTGCTTCCGCGGTGCAGCCCCAGGTGGTGCCGCTGCCCAGGGGCAAGGGCATCCGCATCGTGGAGCCGCCCGCGGACGAGCGTTTCGCCGGCCTGCGCTCCGCCGCCCAGGGGCTGGTGCCCGAGGCGCTCAAGGGCTCCGTCGTCCTCGCGCTCTCCACCAACGACGGCTCGCTGTACGCGCGCGCCGACGGTGAGCCCGCGTCGGATGACAAGCTCAACGTGCAGGAGCTGCTCAAGGCGGGCAGCGAGGGCGTGGTGGTGGACGCGTTCGACGCGACCCATGTCTTCTTCTCCGTGCCGGTGCTGTGGAACGCCGAGGGCGGCCGCTCGCAGGTGGCGGCGACCGTGGTGGTGGGCGCGCCGCTGGGGGTGGAAGAGAAGGCCCTGGAGTCCGCGGCCCTGTCGTCCGGCGTCGCCGCGCTCGCGGTGGTGAAGGGCGACAAGGTGGTGGGCTCGGCTGGAGCGCAGAAGGCGCTCGTCGACGAGGCCCTCAAGACATTGCAGGTGGGCCAGGTGGGCCACGTGGTGCAGCGCGGTGGCGTGCGCGGGCTCATCGCCCAGCTTCCCCAGGTGAAGCTGCCGCTGCTGACGCAGGCGGATGACTTCAAGGGCGGCGAGGCTCCGCTCGCGGTGGGTTCGCGCAAGGCGCTGGACGGAGGCTACGAGGTCGTGGCCGTGTCCAGTGTGCGGCCCTTCATGAGCGCGCTGGCGGACTACCAGCAGACCGCTTTCTTCGGCCTCGCGGGCCTGCTGGGCTTCTCCCTGGTGTGGACGCTGGTGATGGGCTCGGGCCAGAGCGCCTCGGCCGGGGCCGCCCCCGTCAAGAAGGAAGAAAAGAAGAAGAAGAAGGGCAAGAAGGGTCAGGAGGAGGACAGTGAGCCGGCTCCCGCGCCCGTCGCGGCGCCGCTCCCCCTTCAGGCCACGCCGGAGCCGCCCGTGCCCGGCCCGGACGACTTCCCCTTCCCGGCGGCCCCCGCCTCCGCGCGGCCCATGCAGGCGGAGGCTGCTCCGGCGGGAGACGCCTTCCCGTTCCCGCCGCCTCCGGCTCCCGGCGCGGACCCGTACGCGGCCCAGGCGCCCGCCCCGGACGCCTTCCCGTTCCCCCCGGCTCCGGGCGTGGACCCGTATGCGTCGCAGACGGTGCCCGGGAACGATCCGTTCGCCGCGCGGCCCGGGGCGGACGCCTTCCCGTTCCCTTCGGCGGATGCTCCCCCGGCCCCGGGCGTTGCCTCGGCGGCGGCCCCTCGGGGTGCGTTCGCCTTCGAGGACCAGCCGACGGCGGCCTACACGCTGCAGCAGGCGGCGGATCCGTTCGCGGCGGCCGCGGCACAGGCCGGACTGCCGTCCTCGGACTTCGGCGGCGACGACTCTCCTCCCGAGAGGACCCGCGTGGCGGCCATCCCTCAGGAGCTGCTGGCTCGCGCGGCCCGTCCCGCGACGACCGAGATTCCCGTCCAGCGCGGCCCCGGGCACCCGGGAGTGGCCGCTCCGTCGTTGGCGCCCACGCCCGTCATGGGCACGCCGATGGCCGGCATGGCCATGCCGCCGCCGCCTCCTCCTCCCAGCGGCGCGATCGCCTGGTCCGAGGAGCAGCACTTCCAGGACGTCTTCCGGGAGTTCGTGGCCACGCGTGAGCAGTGCAGCGAGCCCAACGATGGCCTGACCTACGACAAGTTCGTGGCCAAGCTGCGCAAGAACAAGGAGCAGCTCGTCCAGAAGTACGCCTGCAAGACGGTGCGCTTCCAGGTGTACGTGAAGGAGGGCAAGGCCGCCCTCAAGGCCACGCCCGTCAAGGACTGA